The Sphaeramia orbicularis chromosome 16, fSphaOr1.1, whole genome shotgun sequence genome window below encodes:
- the LOC115435084 gene encoding hyaluronan and proteoglycan link protein 2-like has product MNSSGILLFIMSCSSWSWSWSRSWSWVIPGTQEPTELKYLIEPPVYAEVSGRRGENVTLPCMLRTKPHHYKVKWTKLEPERTGPENIVLISNSRAFKTYGLLGPRASLRKAHAMDASLQLSHLELGDGGGYRCQLVNGIEDESVDVTLTIEGVVFPYQSKNGRYRFTFHEAKQACAEQDGTLASYNQLYRAWTEGLDWCNAGWLRDGTVHYPIIQLRPACGGALLPGIRSYGPKDKNHDRFDAFCFTSLASGSIFFVSGSFSFVQAQRACEQQGADLALVGQLYSAWRFHSYDQCDGGWLKDGSVRFPISHPRERCGGVPEAGVRSFGFPDQKTHVYGAYCYR; this is encoded by the exons ATGAACTCCTCTGGGATTCTTCTGTTTATAATGAGCTgctcctcctggtcctggtcctggtccaggtcctggtcctgggttATTCCTGGAACACAAG AACCCACAGAGCTCAAGTATCTGATTGAACCCCCCGTGTACGCTGAGGTCAGCGGTCGAAGAGGGGAGAACGTCACCCTGCCGTGCATGTTGAGAACCAAACCTCACCATTACAAAGTCAAATGGACCAAGCTGGAGCCGGAACGAACCGGCCCAGAGAACATAGTCCTGATATCAAACAGCCGTGCCTTTAAGACCTATGGCCTTCTGGGACCACGCGCCTCCCTCCGTAAAGCTCACGCCATGGACGCCTCCCTGCAGCTCAGCCATCTGGAGCTGGGAGACGGCGGGGGGTATCGCTGTCAGCTGGTCAACGGCATCGAGGACGAGAGCGTGGACGTCACTTTAACCATTGAAG GAGTCGTGTTCCCGTACCAGAGTAAAAATGGACGCTACAGATTTACTTTCCATGAGGCTAAACAAGCTTGTGCTGAACAGGATGGAACTTTAGCCTCATACAATCAGCTGTACAGAG CCTGGACCGAGGGTCTGGACTGGTGTAACGCAGGTTGGCTCCGGGATGGAACCGTTCACTACCCCATTATTCAACTGCGACCTGCCTGTGGGGGGGCGCTGCTCCCTGGGATCCGCAGTTACGGACCAAAAGACAAAAACCACGACCGCTTTGATGCTTTCTGCTTCACCTCACTGGCATCTG GCTCCATCTTCTTCGTCTCAGGCTCGTTCTCCTTCGTCCAAGCCCAACGTGCCTGTGAACAGCAGGGCGCTGACCTGGCCTTAGTCGGACAGCTGTACTCCGCCTGGCGTTTCCACAGCTATGACCAGTGCGACGGGGGCTGGCTGAAAGACGGGAGTGTCCGCTTTCCCATCAGCCACCCCAGGGAACGCTGTGGGGGGGTCCCTGAGGCGGGGGTGCGCTCATTTGGATTCCCTGACCAGAAGACACATGTGTATGGAGCGTACTGTTATAGGTAG